In Lacinutrix sp. Bg11-31, the DNA window ATAAATGTTATAGATTTAGGTTCTGGCAGTCGTGTTTTTAAAACTAGCCAACGTTCGGTTTCTAAAATGGTACAGAAAGTAGGTGCTTCTAAAAAAGAATCTAAACTACTATTTCGTTTAGTAAATTATCTTCAAATTAATACCATTTTAGAATTAGGTACTTCTTTAGGTATTGCAACTCATGCTATGGCAGTTGCAAATCCAGAAATTAAAATGACCTCTATAGAAGGTTGTCCAAATATTTCGGCTTATACAAAAGGAACGCTAGGGCAATTCAACTTAAAAAACACAGAAATACTTACAGGTGATTTTAACGACGCTATTAAACCTTTAGCATTAAATAAATATGATTTAATCTATTTTGATGGCAATCACCAAAAACAAGCAACTTTAGATTATTTTGAAACCTTATTAACAACAACAACTAACGATTCCTTTTTTATATTTGATGATATTTATTGGTCTAAAGAAATGACTGAGGCTTGGGAAATAATTAAAAAGCATCCTCAAGTTACAGTAACAATAGATACCTTTTTTTTAGGCTTTGTGTTTTTTAGAAAAGAACAGAAAAAAGAACATTTTAAAATAAGGATATAAGTCTGTTAGTACCTATTCTCACATTATTTGGATTATTACTGTTAGCAAAAGCATTTGTTTCTGTTATTAATCGCAAACGAAAATTTAGAAACAATAAAACTAAATTTAGAAAAAAAATGAACCGCAAGTAGTCTCATTTATTATAAACAAACTCATGAATATTCCTTGGCTTCTTATTGCAGTAATTATTGGTTTGATATTGGTTTTCATCAATAATAAAAAGTTTAAATAATTTCCACTAAAAACGTTCACCTTTTAACTTATAACTTTTAACTTTGAAAGTATAAACCTTCCATAATAAATTTTAACACCTAAAAGAATACCCAATTGGAAACAACATGTGACCAATTTTTAAAAAAAAAGACACATGAAAGTATATACAAAAACAGGAGATAAAGGTACAACAGCTCTATTTGGTGGTACTCGTGTTCCAAAACATCATATTCGTATAGATAGTTATGGTACAGTAGACGAACTTAATTCTCATATAGGACTTATTCGCGACCAAAATATAAATCAGCAATACAAAGACATTTTAGCAACAATACAAAACAAACTCTTTACTGTTGGAGCCGTTTTAGCAACAGATCCAGAGAAATTAATTTTAAAAAACGGGAAAGAACGTTTAAACATCAATAAAATTTCAGCAGAAGATATAGAACTTCTGGAGCACGAAATGGATGCTATGAACGAGGACTTACCACCTATGACGCATTTTGTGCTTCCTGGAGGACACCAAACAGTGTCATTCTGTCACATAGCACGTTGTGTGTGTAGAAGAGCCGAACGTTTAGCAAGTGCATTAAACGAATTAGAGCCATTTTTACCAGAAGCTCTAATGTATTTAAACCGTCTTTCTGACTATCTTTTTGTATTGGCACGAAAGTTGTCTCATGACTTACAAGCAGACGAAGTAAAATGGATTCCTGAAAAGCATTAAAGCTATATAGAAACACAAACTTGAGTCCTGTTATTAAATAACACTGCAAAAGATTTAGTATCAAATAGTTTCAGTGAGAAATGATGTTCTTTTTTATTACTGAAAAATAATTCACTTTTTTCTTGCCTATCAAAATTAAAAATTTATTTTTGCAAAAAATAAAACCTATTAAGAAATGTATTGGACATTAGAATTAGCATCTCATTTAAGTGATGCACCTTGGCCTGCTACTAAAGACGAACTTATCGATTACGCGATTAGAACTGGAGCACCTTTAGAAGTTACTGAAAATTTACAAGCAATTGAAGACGAAGGAGATTCGTACGACTCAATTGAAGAAATCTGGCCAGATTACCCAACAGATGAAGATTACCTCTGGAATGAGGATGAGTACTAGAAATTATGCTTTGCATAATCTCTAATACCAATAAGACGTTGCAATGCAACATCTCAACAACTAAAAGACATAGCAATGCTACGCTTTAACAAAAAGGAAAAAGTCTCAATTTGGGACTTTTTTTGTGCTTTAAAATTTAGCCATCCACAGCTAAAAACGTATATTTAAGCCCTTAAATTTGCTATGCAAATAGCATCGAAAACAAAGGTGCTTCGACTGCACTAAGTGTAACAGTCGCAACACAACTAACATAACAACTGTAGTGTTTTAAACAGATAAAACGCTACAAACGAAATATAAAACATAAAATTATGAGTTTTTTAGATTCCGTACTAAAGCTATTTGTTGGAGACAAATCCAAACAAGATGTGCAAGCCATATCACCTTTAGTAGATAAAATTAAAACCTTTGAAGCTGCTTTAGAATCTTTATCTCACGATGAGTTAAGAGCTAAAACTGCAGAATTTAAGGCTATTATTGCAGAAACACGTAAACCGTTTAACGAGCGTAAAGACAAACTTAAAGCAGAAGCAGATGCTACTGAAGATATTGATAGACGTGAAGACATCTATCAAGAAATTGATAAAATAGAAGACGAGTCTTACGAAGCAGTAGAAGAAACTTTAAACACTATTTTACCCGAAGCTTTTGCTGTCGTTAAAGAAACAGCAAAACGTTTTACAAACAATACCCAAATTACAGTTACTGCTAGTGCGTTTGACAGGGAAGTTTCTGGAATGGGAGACTATGTAACTCTAGATGGGGACCAAGCAACTTGGGCCAACTCTTGGGATGCCGTTGGAAAACCAATTACTTGGGACATGATCCATTACGACGTGCAGCTTATTGGTGGTATAGCTATGCACCAAGGTAAAATTGCAGAAATGCAAACTGGTGAAGGTAAAACCCTAGTCGCAACCTTACCTGTTTACTTAAATGCTTTAGCCGAAAAAGGTGTGCACTTAGTAACAGTAAACGACTACTTAGCAAAACGAGATATGGCTTGGATGGCTCCAATTTTCCAATTCCATGGCATGAGTATTGACTGTATCGATTACCACAAACCAAATAGTGATGGTCGTAAAAAAGCATACAATTCTGACATTACTTATGGTACAAATAACGAATTTGGTTTCGATTATTTACGTGATAACATGGCAAATTCGCCAGACGACTTAGTACAACGCCCTCACCATTACGCTATTGTAGATGAAGTAGATTCTGTATTAGTGGATGATGCTAGAACACCATTAATTATTTCTGGTCCAATACCAAAAGGTAACGAGCATGAATTTGATGCCTTAAAACCTAAGGTCGAAGACATCGTTTCTGTACAACGTAAACAGTTAACACAAACTTTAGTAGAAGCTAAAAAGCTAATTGCTAGTGGAGACACTAAAGAAGGTGGTTTTCAATTATTGAGAGTTTACAGAGGTATCCCTAAAAACAAAGCGCTTATTAAGTTTTTAAGTGAAGAAGGCGTTAAACAAATCCTTCAGAAAACAGAAAACACATACATGGCGGACAACAATCGTGAGATGCCAAAGGTTGATGAAGCCTTGTACTATGTAATTGAAGAAAAAAATAATCAGATAGAATTAACAGATAAAGGTGTAGAATATATCTCTGGAAAAGACAATCCAGATTTCTTCGTAATGCCAGAAATTGGTATTGAAGTTTCAAAAATTGAAGATAAAGGCCTTTCTTCAGAAGAAGAAGCTAACCTTAAAGAAGATTTATTTAGAGAGTTTGGTATAAAATCTGAACGTATTCACACATTAAATCAGTTATTAAAAGCATATGCTTTATTCGAAAAAGACAACCAATACGTTGTTATGGAGAATAAAGTAATGATTGTAGATGAGCAAACTGGTCGTATTATGGATGGTCGTCGTTATAGCGATGGATTACACCAAGCGATTGAAGCAAAAGAAAATGTAAAAATTGAAGATGCAACACAAACTTTTGCAACTGTAACACTTCAAAACTTCTTTAGAATGTATCGCAAATTGTCTGGTATGACAGGTACTGCTGTAACTGAAGCAGGCGAATTATGGGAAATCTATAAATTAGATGTTGTAGAAATTCCTACAAACAGACCAATTGCTAGAAAAGATAAAGAAGATTTAGTTTACAAAACAAAGCGCGAAAAATACAATGCAGTAATAGACGAAGTAACACGATTATCTCAAGCAGGTCGTCCAGTACTAATTGGAACAACTAATGTTGAAATATCAGAGTTATTAGGTAAAATGTTAAGCATTCGTAAAATAGACCACAATGTCTTAAACGCAAAGCAACATAAAAAAGAAGCAGATATTGTAGCACAAGCTGGTAATGCAGGACAAGTAACTATTGCTACAAACATGGCAGGTCGTGGTACAGATATTAAATTAAGCGACGAAGTAAAAGCAGCTGGTGGATTAGCAATTGTTGGTACAGAGCGTCACGATTCGCGTCGTGTCGATAGACAGTTAAGAGGTCGTGCTGGTCGTCAAGGAGATCCAGGAAGCTCACAGTTTTACGTGTCTTTAGAAGATAATTTAATGCGATTATTTGGTAGTGAGCGTATTGCCAAAATGATGGATAAAATGGGATTACAGGAAGGTGAAGTAATTCAGCATTCTATGATTTCTAAATCTATTGAACGTGCACAGAAAAAAGTTGAAGAGAATAACTTTGGTGTTAGAAAGCGTTTATTAGAGTATGATGATGTAATGAATGCGCAGCGTGAAGTTGTTTACAAACGTCGTTTTAATGCCTTAAATGGTGAACGTTTACGTGTGGATTTAGCAAACATGATTTTCGATACTTCGGAAGGCATAGCCGAAACAAACAAAGGAGCAAGTGATTTTAAGAATTTTGAATTCGAATTAATTCGTTATTTTTCAATGGCTTCTCCAATTACTGAAGCTGAATTTGGAAAACTATCTGC includes these proteins:
- a CDS encoding O-methyltransferase, which encodes MLQQIIAYIKFLKRSTNQHGVHSPFVYNLITKCFYDKSKYNKYKEIASYRKALRKSKDTINVIDLGSGSRVFKTSQRSVSKMVQKVGASKKESKLLFRLVNYLQINTILELGTSLGIATHAMAVANPEIKMTSIEGCPNISAYTKGTLGQFNLKNTEILTGDFNDAIKPLALNKYDLIYFDGNHQKQATLDYFETLLTTTTNDSFFIFDDIYWSKEMTEAWEIIKKHPQVTVTIDTFFLGFVFFRKEQKKEHFKIRI
- a CDS encoding cob(I)yrinic acid a,c-diamide adenosyltransferase, which gives rise to MKVYTKTGDKGTTALFGGTRVPKHHIRIDSYGTVDELNSHIGLIRDQNINQQYKDILATIQNKLFTVGAVLATDPEKLILKNGKERLNINKISAEDIELLEHEMDAMNEDLPPMTHFVLPGGHQTVSFCHIARCVCRRAERLASALNELEPFLPEALMYLNRLSDYLFVLARKLSHDLQADEVKWIPEKH
- a CDS encoding DUF2795 domain-containing protein is translated as MYWTLELASHLSDAPWPATKDELIDYAIRTGAPLEVTENLQAIEDEGDSYDSIEEIWPDYPTDEDYLWNEDEY
- the secA gene encoding preprotein translocase subunit SecA produces the protein MSFLDSVLKLFVGDKSKQDVQAISPLVDKIKTFEAALESLSHDELRAKTAEFKAIIAETRKPFNERKDKLKAEADATEDIDRREDIYQEIDKIEDESYEAVEETLNTILPEAFAVVKETAKRFTNNTQITVTASAFDREVSGMGDYVTLDGDQATWANSWDAVGKPITWDMIHYDVQLIGGIAMHQGKIAEMQTGEGKTLVATLPVYLNALAEKGVHLVTVNDYLAKRDMAWMAPIFQFHGMSIDCIDYHKPNSDGRKKAYNSDITYGTNNEFGFDYLRDNMANSPDDLVQRPHHYAIVDEVDSVLVDDARTPLIISGPIPKGNEHEFDALKPKVEDIVSVQRKQLTQTLVEAKKLIASGDTKEGGFQLLRVYRGIPKNKALIKFLSEEGVKQILQKTENTYMADNNREMPKVDEALYYVIEEKNNQIELTDKGVEYISGKDNPDFFVMPEIGIEVSKIEDKGLSSEEEANLKEDLFREFGIKSERIHTLNQLLKAYALFEKDNQYVVMENKVMIVDEQTGRIMDGRRYSDGLHQAIEAKENVKIEDATQTFATVTLQNFFRMYRKLSGMTGTAVTEAGELWEIYKLDVVEIPTNRPIARKDKEDLVYKTKREKYNAVIDEVTRLSQAGRPVLIGTTNVEISELLGKMLSIRKIDHNVLNAKQHKKEADIVAQAGNAGQVTIATNMAGRGTDIKLSDEVKAAGGLAIVGTERHDSRRVDRQLRGRAGRQGDPGSSQFYVSLEDNLMRLFGSERIAKMMDKMGLQEGEVIQHSMISKSIERAQKKVEENNFGVRKRLLEYDDVMNAQREVVYKRRFNALNGERLRVDLANMIFDTSEGIAETNKGASDFKNFEFELIRYFSMASPITEAEFGKLSATELAKRVYTAAFDHYKAKMERNAEVAFPVIKDVYENQRDKYKRIVVPFTDGVKTLQVVTDLEKAYESKGKELVTDFEKNITLAIIDDAWKTHLRKMDELKQSVQLAVHEQKDPLLIYKFEAFELFKTMIDQVNKDVISFLFKGELPSENTNAISEAKQVKRKDNLQTKKDEIQNLDERSAQNRQAGNTQQQRQVVETIVRDQPKIGRNDKVTIKHVMSGENKIVKYKQAEPLISKGEWVIVNE